A stretch of the Gymnogyps californianus isolate 813 chromosome 15, ASM1813914v2, whole genome shotgun sequence genome encodes the following:
- the LOC127022290 gene encoding protein CCSMST1, which yields MSGALGRWRARRCLRLAGPRRWLARRRGPEGAAGADPEGGGAIPFSASKASPRAWSVSRSMGSDHERPWVKVLPVSLLCAGLLLWCVFREKTEIDERLEAVFSGQVVDSLDGAQKSDVPLRPQKEK from the exons atGAGCGGCGCGCTGGGCCGCTGGCG GGCGCGGCGCTGCCTGCGCCTGGCCGGGCCGCGGCGGTGGctggcgcggcggcggggcccggagggcgcggcgggcgcggaTCCGGAGGGCGGGGGGGCCATCCCCTTCTCCGCCAGCAAGGCCAGCCCGCGGGCGTGGAGCGTCAGCCGGTCTATGGGGAGCGACCACGAGAGGCCGTGGGTGAAGGTGCTGCCTGTCAGCCTGCTGTGCGCTGGGCTGTTGCTGTGGTGCGTGTTCAGGGAAAAAACGGAGATTGATGAGCGGCTGGAAGCGGTTTTCTCCGGTCAGGTCGTGGACTCTCTAGACGGGGCCCAAAAAAGCGATGTTCCCTTGCGACCGCAGAAGGAGAAATGA
- the GNPTG gene encoding N-acetylglucosamine-1-phosphotransferase subunit gamma has product MAAARLLLAALGAALGLFASAGKMKVVEEPNTFGLNNPFLPQTNRLQPKTSPSAISGPAHLFRLAGKCFSFVESTYKYEFCPFHNVTQHEQTFRWNAYSGILGIWHEWEIDNNTFVGMWMREGDSCETKSRQTKVHLVCGKSNKLAYVSEPSTCVYSLTFETPLVCHPHSLLVYPTLTEALQRKWDEAEQLLYDELITDQGYKKILKEIFEEAGLLKATEEKEVEKQSKKISLEFETVEKCSKEYKQLSKEIKKLKDLLSQHGIAYKGNFAGNTSVERGSHKLATAVTTVFNGSKDDEHLRGDTGIWNATV; this is encoded by the exons ATGGCGGCCGCCCGGCTGCTGCTGGCGGCGCTGGGCGCGGCGCTGG GTCTCTTCGCCTCGGCGGGGAAGATGAAGGTTGTGGAGGAGCCGAACACGTTCGG GTTGAATAACCCATTCTTGCCTCAGACAAATAGGCTGCAGCCAAAGACGTCCCCGTCTGCAATATCAG GCCCTGCACATCTCTTTAGGCTTGCTGGCAAGTGTTTCAGTTTTGTGGAATCCAC gtacAAGTATGAGTTTTGTCCTTTCCATAATGTCACTCAGCATGAGCAGACTTTTCGATGGAATGCCTATAGTGGGATTTTAGG AATCTGGCATGAATGGGAAATTGACAACAACACATTTGTTGGAATGTGGATGAGGGAAGGAGACTCATGTGAAACTAAGAGCAGACAGACAAAG GTTCATCTTGTTTGTGGAAAGAGCAATAAGTTGGCTTATGTGTCTGAGCCGAGCACTTGTGTTTACTCTCTGACATTTGAGACTCCTCTCGTGTGCCATCCTCACTCTCTTTTAG tttatcCAACTCTGACTGAAGCACTACAAAGGAAGTGGGATGAAGCAGAGCAGCTTCTGTATGACGAACTAATAACTGACCAG ggatacaaaaaaatactgaaagagatttttgaGGAAGCAGGACTtctaaaagcaacagaagaaaaggaagttgagaaacagagtaagaaaataAGTCTGGAATTTGAAACAGTGGAGAAGTGCAGTAAG gaATACAAGCaactttctaaagaaataaaaaaacttaAAGATTTATTAAGTCAGCACGGTATTGCATACAAAGGAAATTTTG CTGGAAACACCAGTGTTGAACGTGGAAGTCACAAACTGGCAACTGCGGTGACAACTGTTTTTAATGGATCAAAGGATGATGAGCACCTGCGTGGCGATACAGGAATCTGGAATGCCACTGTATGA